From Pseudomonas sp. G.S.17, the proteins below share one genomic window:
- a CDS encoding glutathione S-transferase family protein, which produces MSIKIYGDPGSGSLRRVTAAAAIMGVDIERMNVDLFKGESHTPEFLKLNPHGLTPVLEDGDTVIWEASAINLYLAEKANSNLLGRTQSEKLEVLQWMFWSGEQWRIFSTLLFNEWAGAAFMSKPETEAIVQLAMTNIRNAAHVLDSHLTTRKFIVGDALTLADIDIAAPFSQYKRTGAPFGEFPNLVAWQQRLLETVPAWAATRDEVEKRMVGALSAVS; this is translated from the coding sequence ATGTCCATTAAAATCTACGGCGATCCGGGCTCAGGTAGCCTTCGTCGTGTCACTGCTGCTGCCGCAATCATGGGCGTCGATATTGAACGTATGAATGTCGACTTATTCAAGGGTGAAAGTCATACCCCTGAGTTTCTGAAGCTGAACCCGCACGGCCTCACTCCCGTGCTTGAAGACGGCGATACCGTCATCTGGGAAGCGTCAGCCATTAATTTGTACCTTGCCGAGAAAGCCAACTCAAACCTGCTTGGACGGACTCAGTCAGAGAAGTTGGAGGTCCTGCAATGGATGTTCTGGTCGGGTGAGCAATGGCGGATATTCTCCACTCTTCTTTTCAATGAGTGGGCGGGCGCAGCGTTCATGAGCAAGCCTGAGACCGAGGCGATCGTCCAGTTGGCGATGACCAATATTCGCAACGCTGCACACGTTCTGGATTCCCATCTCACGACCCGAAAATTCATCGTCGGTGATGCGTTGACCCTCGCCGACATTGATATCGCAGCACCTTTTTCGCAGTACAAACGGACTGGCGCGCCTTTCGGAGAGTTCCCGAACCTGGTCGCGTGGCAACAGCGTCTTCTCGAGACCGTACCCGCATGGGCTGCTACTCGTGATGAGGTAGAAAAGCGGATGGTTGGAGCCCTCAGCGCCGTAAGCTGA
- a CDS encoding helix-turn-helix domain-containing protein, translating into MTTTSEICGTGCGLNATLRIISGKWKPLVLFFLRDGPKRYGELKRLIPGVSDKVLIQQLKDLEADHVLARNDYKEVPPRVDYTLTPLGSSLAEAIMPLCTWGTENAAQMASIFAKRDTLP; encoded by the coding sequence ATGACGACGACTTCTGAAATCTGCGGCACCGGCTGCGGGCTCAACGCCACGCTGCGCATCATCTCGGGCAAGTGGAAACCGCTGGTCCTGTTTTTCCTACGGGACGGACCGAAGCGCTACGGCGAGCTCAAACGTTTGATCCCCGGCGTCAGCGACAAGGTGCTGATCCAGCAATTGAAGGATCTGGAGGCCGATCACGTACTGGCGCGGAACGACTACAAAGAAGTGCCCCCGCGGGTGGACTACACGCTGACCCCGCTCGGTAGCAGCCTGGCTGAAGCGATCATGCCGCTGTGCACCTGGGGAACCGAGAACGCGGCGCAAATGGCAAGCATCTTCGCCAAGCGCGACACTTTGCCCTAG